The Roseibium sp. Sym1 nucleotide sequence GCCCGGCGGCAGCAGCGGCTCGGCAATTCTCTGGGCCTCGGCATAGGCACTGCCGAGCGCGAAATCCGGGGCAAGCGCGGAGGTCACGGCAACCGCACGCATCTGGTGTTCACGCTCGAGTGCCGGCGGAACGGCGATTTCCTTCAGGCTGGCAATGGTCGACACCGGCACGAAGCGCCCGTCCCCGGTCTTGATGAAGATATTCTCCATGTCCGTGGGGTCGTTGATGGGGTTGGTGGTCGACACGAATTTCACATCATAAGCCTGGTCGTTGATGAAGACCTGGCCGATCTTGCGCCCGTCCAGCATGGCCTGCATCGCGCTTCCCAGACCGTTGATGTCGATGCCGAGATCCGAGGCCCGCTCGCGATCGACGGAAACCGACAGCTGTGGCTGGGTCGCCTCGCTCGACAGCCGCACCTGACGGAAACGCGGATCCTTTTCCATTTCCGCGATGATCTTCTCGGCCGCGTCCCCAAGGTCCGCGTAGGCGTTGCTGCCGGCCACGGCGAATTGGAGCCCCGAGCCCGCGCCGCGAATGCCGAGACTGTTGGGCTGGAAGGCAAAGGCCCGCACGCCGGGAACGCCCCGCACCAGTCCGTTCACTTCGGCCAGGATCGTCTGCTGCGAGCGTGTGCGCTCTTCCCAGGGCGCCAGGCGCATCACCATGAAGCCGGTGTTCTTGGAACCACGCGCGCCCGCGATGGAAAAGATGCTGGTGACTTCACCGGACTCCCGGTAGGGCTCCAGCAATCCCTCGATCCCCCGCATCTGCTGGGACAGATAGTCCAGGCTGACGCCCTGCGGCGCGGAAATCCGGAGGAACGCGAGCGAGCGGTCCTCGGACGGTGTGAGTTCGGATTTCAGCGTCCCGAACAGGACACCGGCCGTCGCGGCGAAGAGAACCGAAATCACCACCACAACGATGGGCGCGTCGAGGCACCAGTGAAGACAGCGCCCGTAGAGGCCGCCAAGCAGCCGTCCCAGGCTGCCGACGGGTCCGCTGTGGCCGTTGGTGCCACTTCCCTTGTCTGACCCATTGCCTGATTTCAGGATACGGGAGGCCAGCATCGGGCATAGCGACAGGGCGACGATCGAGGACAGGAACACGGCAATCGCCAGGACGAAGCCGAATTCCCGGAACAGGCCACCGGTCTGCCCCGGCAGGAAGGACAGGGGCACGAACACCGCGATCAAGGTGGCGGTCGTCGCCAGAACCGCGAAGAACACTTCCTCCGTGCCGAGCACGGCGGCCGCGCGCGGGCCGATGCCCTCGTTGCGGCGGCGGACGATGTTCTCCAGAACCACGATGGCGTCATCGACCACAAGCCCCGTCGCCAGCACCAGCGCCAGCAGGGTCAGGATGTTGATCGAGAAGCCGGCGAGATAGATCGCCGCCAAAGTGCCGATCAGGGCAACAGGCAGCGACACGCCGGGAATGATGGTCGCGCGCCAGTCCCACAGGAAGATGTAGATGATCAGCAGCACGATGCTGACCGCGATGCCGAGCGCAATTTCAACTTCGTGGATGGCGCCGTTGATGAAGATGGCGTCGTCGCTGGTCACCTCGATGGTCGTGCCGGCGGGCAAGGTTTCCTGAATGCGTTCCGCCGCCGCCCGCACGCCCTGGGAAATCTCGAGCGTGTTCGACTGGGCCGAGCGGATGACGCCGAGGCCGATGCCCGACTTGCCGTTTGCCCGCAGCTGGGTCTGGCCGAGATCCGGGCCGAGCGTGACGGTCACGAAGTCCCTCAGCCGGGCCCGGCGGTTGATGATGATGTTCTCGAAGGCTTCGGGAGAGTTGACGGCAGCCGTCGCCCGCACGATCAGGTCCTGGGTCTGGCTGGTCAGCGAGCCGGCCGGCGTGTCGAAGGCCATGGAAGACAGCGCATTGGCCACGTCGGCGATGGTCAGGTTCAGGCTGGCCATCTTGGCCTGGTCGATATCGATCCGGAAGATCTTCTCCCGGTCGCCATAGACCTGGACATCAGCGACGCCCGGCACCGCGGCAAGGCTGTCCGTGACCTGTTCCTCCACCAGCACGGTCATGTCCTCGACCGTCATGCGATCCGAGGTCAGAGCCAGCCGGACGACCGGCTGCGCATTGGCGTCCGCCTTGATGATCCGCGAGGGGTCCGCGTCCTCCGGCATGTCGTTGAGGATGCGCCCGAGGGCGTCGCGCATGTCCGACGCGGCCACGTCCAGATCAACGTCGTCGGAGAATTCGACCACCACGCGGCTGCGCCCGAACGAGGACGACGAGGAGATCGCCTTGACGCCGGATACCCGCGCCACGGCCCCCTCGATGAGGCCGGTGACCTCACGGTCAATGGTCTCCGCGGACGCGGAACGGTAGTCCGTGCTCACCGTAATGACGGGACGGTCCACATCCGGCAGTTCGCGCACTTCAACCCCGAATATGGCCGCGACGCCGGCGACCACGATCAGCATGTTGATCACGAAGGCCAAGACGGGCCGGCGGACAAACAGTCCGGTAAAGCCGAGATCCTTCAGACGGTCCATCTTCATGGCAACCTCACGCAGCTCAGGAGCCGCTCTTGGTGGAAACCGGTTCCGGCGGTGTGTCGGCGGCCGGGGCCTGCTTGCGGTCGGCGATCGTCACGTCCGCTCCCTGCCGCACCAGGTGAATGCCCTCGGTCACGACCTCGTCCGTCGTGTCGAGAGCCGCATCGACAAGCACGCTGTCGGTGTTGCGCTGGATGATATTGATGGGAACACGCGCGCCCTTGCCGTCACGCACGGCCCAGACAAAGGCCCCATCCGCGCCCCATTGCACTGCAAGCGGATCGACGGCCGGATATTCATCGCCCGGAAACCTCATCGAGACCTGGAAGGACATGCCCGCCCGAAGCTTGTCGGCCTCGTTCGGGAACCGGGCCCGCACCTGCAGCGTGCGGCTGTCGATGTCGATGCGGTTGTCGACCGCGCTGATGACCCCGTCGAAGGTCTCGCCGGGCCGGGCGACCGAGGTCGCCGTGATCGGCGAGCCGACTTGAATTGCGGAGGCATAGCGCTCCGGCACCCAGAAATCGACCAGGATCTCGCTGCGGTCGTCAATGGTGGCAATGACCGATTGCGAGGTCACGTAGTTTCCGGCGGTGATCGGCAAAATGCCGACGACGCCGCCTATGGGAGTCTCGATGGAGCGCCGGGACAGCGCCAGCTGCGCCTCCCTGAGTTGCAGGCGCGCATTGTCCACCGACAGCTCGGCGTCGGTGACCTGAACCGCGGTCGCCGTGTTGGTCTTGCGCAACTGTTCCATGCGCTGCAGCCGTGCCTCGGCGTCCTTCAGGGCGTTGGCGGCACGCTCGACCGCGATCTGTTCGGCTTCGGAATCCAGTTTGGCAACGATATCGTCTGCCTTCACGGTGGCGCCGGACCTGACAAGAACCTCTGTCAGGGTGCCGCTGGTATAGGGCGTTACGGCTACGGACTGCAGTGCGGTGCTGGTGCCGATGGCGGACAGTCGGTCGTTGATCGTGATCTCGACGACGGGCGTCGTGACAACCGCGCCCTGTGGACCGCCGCGCCGGCGTGGCTTGTTCGCTTCGGCCGGGGCGGCATCGACCACGGCGAAGTCGAGCCAGTCGATTCCCCAGGCCGAAAGCCGGGTCTCTGCCCCCGGGTAGTACCGGACCCAGAGACCGGCCGCGACGGCCAGAACCACGAGGGCCAGCAAGAGCTGCTTCCAAATTGCCAATGACTGCTCCACCATTCGACCGGACACGGATCCGCTCAGGATTTCCTCCCGTGATCCATGCTGTAAGGCAAATCCCTTAGGCCAACAATCTAATTAGTGTAGCAAATTGTATTGGCGAGAGTGGCGGTTTCCGCGCTCGGGGCAGCAGCCGTGGCTGTATCGGGTCGCAGTCACTCGCCTGCCGGTTCCACGCCTGCGATCCGGAGCCGGGAGGCCTGGCGGTTGAGAATTTGCCTGCGGCCAAAGGCCAGCAGGAAAAGGCCCGTGAGGATCAGGATGATGGTCGGCGCGGGAGCACTGTCAAGGAAGAAGCTCGCATAGGTGCCGGCCAGCATCGATATCATGCACACCAGAACAGACACCCAGAGCATGGTGCCGAAGGTCCGCACAAGCAGGAACGCGATCGCCCCCGGCGCAATCAGCAGGCCGATGGCGAGAATGAGCCCGGCAGCAGACAGAGTCGCAACGATGGTCAGCGACAGGGCCGCCAGAAGACCGTAATGCATCGCATTGATCGGCAGGCCGGAAGCTTTTGCCTGGGCGGGATCGAAGCTGTGCAGCACCAGGTCCTTCCATTTCAGGACCAGCAGACCGCCGACAACCAGGGCGCTGATGCCGGCCGTCACCAGTTCATGCCATTCCACACCAAGCATGTTGCCGAAAAGAATGTGGTCCAGGTGGGCGTTGGTCTCGATCGAGACGTACAGCACGATGCCGAGGCCGAACATGCCGGAGAAGACCACGCCCATGACCGTGTCCTGTTTCACCCGGCTGTTGCCGGACAGGTATCCGGTCGCGAGGGAGCAGACCATGCCGGCGGCAAAGGCACCGATCAGCAGGGGAATGCCGAAGATATAGGCCAGGACGATCCCCGGCAGGATGGCATGGCTGACCGCGTCCCCCATCAGGGCCCAGCCCTTCATCACCAGGAAGCAAGACAAGAGCGCAGTCGGCACCGCAACGATGATGCAGATCAGGAAGGCGTTCTGCATGAAGGGAAAGCGGAACGGCAGGAGAAGCGTCTCGAGATCCATCAGCGCGCCTCCCCTTGAGCCGAGGGCCCCTTGCGCAGCGCCTCGGCCGCCTTGCGCCGGGCGGCCAGAAGCCCGTGCTTCGGCGCCAGCAGGAACGTCACCAGGAAAATCAGTGTCTGCAGCGTGACGATGATCCCGCCGGTCGCCCCGTCGAGAAAATAGCTGGCATAGGCACCGAAGAAACTCGTCAGGGTGCCGATGGCGACGGAAAGCGCGATCAGCCTGGGAAAGCGGTCGCACAGGAGATAGGCCGTCGCGCCTGGCGTCACCACCATGGCGATCACCAGGAAAGCGCCGACCGTCTGCATCGCGGCCACCACGGACGCGGACAGGAGCACGAAAAACACCGCCTTCAGCAGGCCCGGCTTCAATCCGATGGTACGGGCATGGTTCTCGTCGAAAAAGGTGACCATCAGGTCCTTCCACTTGGCCAGCAGGATCGCCAGCGAGACAAAACCGATGATGGCGAGCTGCAGAGTGTCTTCGGGCGTGATCGCCAGGATGTTGCCCATGGTGATCGTCTGGATGGAAACCGACATCGGATTGACGGACACGATGAACAGGCCGAGACCGAAAAACGAGGTGAAGATCAGGCCGATGATCACATCCACCTTCAGGCCCGAGCGTTCCGACAGGAACAGCATGGCACCGGCGGCCAGCCCGCCGGCAATGAAAGCCCCGAGCGCGAACGGAAGGCCGAGAATATAGGCCCCTGCCACTCCGGGCACGACCGAATGGGACAGGGCATCGCCGATCAGCGACCAGCCCTTCAGCATCAGGTAGGCCGACAGAAAGGCACAGACACCGCCGACCAGGGCGGAGACCCACATGGCGTTGGTCATGTAGTTGTAGCCGAACGGCTCCAGAAGCAGGTCCATCACCGGGACGCCTCTCCGGTGTCGCTCTCCTCCCGGCTGTCACCGGGTGCCGCCTTGCTGGTCTGGACCTGGTCGCCATATTGCACGAAGGGCCGCTCGTCGTCGGTCAGGATCGTGACCGTGCGCTGGTCCCCGTCGGTGTGCAGCGTCTGATCGGAAATGGTGAAATGGCGCAGGACACCGCCGAAGGCTTTTTCCAGATTGTCCCTGGTGAAGGTGGTCTCCGTGGGCCCGTAATCGAGCACCGTCCCCTTGACCAGAACGGTCCGGTCGCAGAATTCCGGCACGGAGCCGAGATTGTGGGTCGAGACCAGCATGACGCGGCCCTCGTCCCTGAGTTCCTTCAAAAGCGCAACGATCTGCTCTTCCGTCTTGACGTCCACGCCGGTGAAGGGTTCATCCAGCAGGATCACCTGGCCGTCCTGGGCCAATGACCTTGCCAGGAAGACGCGCTTGCGCTGGCCGCCGGACAGTTCTCCGATCTGCCTGTGGCGGAAATCCTGCATGTTGACGCGCCGAAGCGCCAGTTCGACAGCTTCGTGGTCCGCCTTTTTCGGCCGACGCAGGAACCCCATGTGGCCATAACGGCCCATCATCACGACATCTTCCACCAGGACCGGAAAGGACCAGTCGACCTCTTCCGACTGGGGCACATAGGCAACCAGGTTCCTGCGCAGGGCCTCGGCTACCGGCAGACCGAGGATCCTGATCCTGCCTTTCGCGGCCGGCAGAAAGCCCATGATCGCCTTGAACAGGGTGGACTTGCCCGCCCCGTTCACGCCAACCAGGGCCGTCACGGTGCCACGCGGAATGTGAAAACTGGCATTCCACAGCGCCGTGTGACCGTTGCGATAGGTCACGGTAACGTCTTCGGCAGACAGTCCGCCGTCATCCGCCTGAGCGGTCATGTCCATTTCCGCGTCCCTGACAATCTGCAACATGGGTTTTGCCTATTAATATGCACAATCCGCGCGTTCACAATGCGGCCAAGTGGTGCGAGCGCCTGCGCACCGGCCATTCGCGGCCTTCAATCAGTTGCCAGGCTGTAGTGACAAATTTACGACTGGGCTCGTTGTGGTCAGGATCGTTCCTGAACAGGCGGAAAGCGCAAGGAAGTGCAGCGCACTTTCGAGCATTTCCAACGCCTTCAGGGGCGATCCTGGACCAACCCCGAAGGGGCCGTCCGAAAATCGGGTCATTTCTGCGTCGCATGTCGTCGAATATGTCCCGCATGTCCGTCCTCCATGCTCCTTGAAATGACCCGATTCTCGGGCGGCGCTGCCAATCGTTAATTTGTCACTCCAGCCTAGCCTTCAGACCTTCCACAACCGTTCCGGAGGTCACCTTCAGGAGATCCAGGTAGGTCGGAACAGGGCCGCCGGCTTCGCTCAGGGAATCCACATAGAGCTCGCCGCCGTAGCTGGAGCCGGTTTCCCGCGCGACCTGTTTGGCCGGTGCCGTGTTGACCGTGCTTTCACAGAACACCACCGGGATCTCGTTTTCTCTTACGCCGTCGATCACGGAACGGACCTGTTGAGGCGTGCCGACCTGGTCGGCATTCATCGGCCAGAGGTACAGTTCCTTCATGCCGAAATCGCGCGCCAGGTAGCTGAAGGCGCCTTCACAGGTGACCAGCCAGCGCCTGTCCTCGGGAATTTCGGCCACAGCCTGGCGCAGCGGCTCGATGGTTTCGCGAAGCCTGTCCTTGTAGGCCTCGGCATTGCGCGCATAGACGGCCGCATTGTCCGGGTCGTTTCCGGCAAAAGCCTTTTCGATGTTGTCGATATAGATCAGGGCGTTGTCGAGTCCCATCCAGGCATGCGGGTTTGGCTTGCCTTCATAGGAACCGTACGCGATCGGAATCGGGTCGATGCCGTCGGACAATGTTGCGGAAGGCACGTCGCCCAGGTTCGACAGGAACTGTTCGAACCAGAGTTCCAGGTTCATGCCGTTCCACAGGATCAAATCCGCGTCCGAGGCCCGGACAATGTCCTGCGGCGTCGGCTGATAGCCGTGGATCTCCGCGCCCGGCTTGGTGATGGAAACAACTTCGGCCGCCTCACCGGCCACATTCCGGGCAATGTCGGCCAGAACAGTGAAGGTGGTGACCACCTTCATCTTGTCCTCGGCCTGCACCGTGCAGGAAACCCCCGCGACAAGCGTGGCGAAAGAAGCTGTCAGAACCAGATTTTTGAGCATCACCGTTTCCCGGCTGGAGGAGACCTTTCTGCAAGTGATATTGCAAATCATTTGCAACTGTCAAGCCAGTTGCGAATGAGTTGCAGTTACAAAACGATCTGCGGCCCGGCGGCTGCATCGTCCGGCGACCGCCGCCGGACGGTTCTTCCTAACCCGGGCACCGCAAGACCTGCGGCAGATGCAGTCGGTGAAGGCATCAAACGGTGTACCCGGTACCGGCTTACAGGGGCCGACCTTCCTTCACGCTCTGAAAGAAGGCCGGACACAAAGTCGATCGTGCGATCCCGTCAGTCGATGAACTGCGCCGCGAAGACCCAGGTCGCGCCGTTCATTCCGTTGTCGCCGGGACCGCCGGAGAGGATCGTGCGGCCGTCGCCGGACAGGGCAACGCTCGTTCCCTGAATGGCGCTGCCGGAGGCGCCGGTTCCAACCAGCTTTTCCCCGACCTGCAGCCAGTTGCCGGAATTGTTCCGGAAGACCCAGACGGCACCCTGGTCCGAATTGTCATCGTCGCCGCCAACGGCAATCGTACCGCCATCCTTGGATATGGCGACCGCGCCGCCCTGCCCGGCCTTGCCGGTCGCTCCGCTGCCAACGAACTTGCTGCCGTCCTGGGACCAGATCCCGCTGGTACGCGTGAAGATCCAGACCGCGCCGGTCTGGTCATTGTCCTGGTTCTCGCCAAGGACAAACGTGTTGCCGTCATGGGAAACGGCGAGCGATGTGTTCTGTCCATACGGGTCCGGTACGCCGCCGGAGCCTGTCAGGTAGTTGCCCTGCTGCTGCCAGCCCCCGGAATTTACAAAGACCCAGACCGGCGCTGTGCCCAGTACTTCCAGCGCACTGCCGATGACGAGTGTCTGCCCATCCCCCGACAAGGCCAGCGCGGAGCCCTGGCTCACGTTGCCGTCATAGCCGGATCCAACGAGCTTGCTGCCGGCTTGAGACCACACCCCGGCTGACCGGATAAAGATCCAGACTGCGCCGACAGCACCACCATCGCCGTCACCGCCGATCGCGACCGTGTTGCCATCGGCCGAAATGCCGACGGCGGCGCCCTGCATCGGACCGTCGGAATAGCCCGACCCGACCAGTTTGTTGCCCTGCTGCGTCCAGATCCCGCTGGTCCGGGTGAAGACCCAGGCCGCGCCAACAAGGCCGTTGTCACCGCTGCCGCCCGCAATCACCGTGTTGCCGTCCTCCGAAATGGCAACCGAGGTCCCTAGGCCTGTAGCGCCGATGCAATCGGTTCCAGTCAGCTTAGCGCCCTGCTGCGTCCAGCTGTCGCCGCTCCTGACAAAAATCCAGATCGCACCGGTTCCCTCGCTGTCGTTGCTGCCTCCAACGACGGCCGTCGACCCGTCCGCGGAGATCGCGACAGTCCCCTGGTTGCTGGATCCTACCGCGCCGGAGCCGATCCACTTGGAGCCGAGCTGTGCATAGGGCGCAAAGACCGGGTAACCCGATGTCTTGTCTTGCGCATCCTGACGTTCCGAAATGCTCATGATTCTTTCTCCTCTGCGGGTGAACCAACGCGCATTCGCTAAGCCGCGGCCCCTGCCCCGGTGGTTCGACCCCATCGGCGATTGCCACCTGTCTCTACTCCCGGTGAAAGCATCGCCACGGCGGCAATTTTCAATCATAAGTTTTAATTTTTCGACAAAACAATCAATCAATCCGTCAGCTGCACGCCCGCGAAGAAAAAACAAAAAAACCTCCCGCGTCGCCGCGGGAGGCTTTTTGTTTGTTTCTATCGCCTGGCGTAATCAGGCAGCGGCAACGCGGTTGAGGAACGTCTCGATGCCCTGCTTCAGGGCTCCGCTGCGATTGCTGAGATCACCGGAGGCGCTCAGCACGTCGCCTGACGCTTCCTTGGTCTCATCGACAGCCTGCGCAAGGCGGGTCATGTTCGACTGGACCGCCTGGGTGCTTTGCGCGGCCCGCTGGACGTTGCCGGAGATCTCGTTGGTGGCCGAGCCCTGCTGGCTGACGGCGGCCGAGATCGCCTGGGTGTAGCCATTGACCTCTTCCATCGTGTCGGAAATCGCCCCGATTGCCGCCACAGCCTCGCTGGTGGAGTTCTGGATGGTCTGGATCTGCGAGGAGATTTCTTCCGTCGCCTTCGACGTCTGGGTGGCCAGTTCCTTGACCTCGGCGGCGACCACCGCAAAGCCCTTGCCGGCTTCCCCGGCGCGCGCCGCCTCGATGGTGGCGTTCAGCGCCAAGAGGTTGGTCTGTTCGGCAATCGCCTGGATCAGGGTAACGACTTCGCCGATCTTGGAAGCGGCTTCCGCGAGCCCCTGGACCTTGCCGTTGGTCTCGTGCACGGCGCTGGTGGCCGAGGTCACGATGTCGGAGGACCGCTGCACCTGGTCGCCGATCTCGGCGATGGAAGCGGACAGTTCCTCCGCGGCGCCGGCGACGTTTTCAACGCTCATGCTGGCGTCTTCACTGACCCGGGCGGTGTCGCCCGCCTGGGCCGCGCTGCTTTCGGCAATACCGCCCAGCGCCGACGAGGTGCGCGACATGCTGGCCGCAGTTTCGTCGAGCGCGCCCAGGAGCCCCTGAACCTCTTCGCGGAAGCCGAAGATCAGCCGCTCGATTTCTTCCTGGCGGGCATTCTGGGCCTCGCGATGCGCATTGGCTTCGCCTTCCAGACGCACACGCTCGCGCGCGTTCTCCTGGAACACCTGGACCGTGCGGCTCATGTCGCCGATCTCGTCACGCTGGTCTGTGGACGGGACGGTCACATCGATATCGCCCTCCGCCAGACGCCCCATGGCTTCGGTCAGCGCCCGGGTCGGCTTGGTGATCACCAGTGACAGGACAAAGGCCAAAAGCGCGCCAACCACGACCGCTGCCACGAGAGCGGCGGCAATCAGGCCGAGTGCCGTGTCGGCACGTGACGATGCGCTTTTGGACTGGGCCTCCGTCAGGTTGGTGATCACGCTGCGTACCTGCGTTGAAATCGCGACCAGTTCCGCGCGCTTGGCATCGAAAACGTCCCTGGCCGCAACCATGCCCGCGAATTCGGCTTCGAAGGTTCCGACTTCGGCTTCGATGGCGGCAACCGCATCGGTGATTTCCGGAAACGCCGCGCTGTCGGCTTTGAGCTTGTTCGCGATATCCCTCAGGATCCCGATGCGGGTAATGACCGCATCGGCTTCCATGGTCCCGAACCCGGCAAAGAATTCCATTGTGGCCGAGCGGATGTCCAGGGACGCCATCTGGTACTTGTTCACGTTGACATTTACCAGACCGACGATACCGAGCCTGGATTCAGCCTTGCCGGCAACGGACTTGGCCTCGTCGGCCGCGGCATAGACGACCTTCCTCAACGCTGCGGTCTGGCCATGAAGATTCATCAGGTCGGAAGAGATCGCCGCGGCGACTGCTGCCGGAACCTGGCTGGCCTCGGCGTTCTCGCCGTCAGGCTTCGGAAGTTTTTCCTTCAGGGCCCCGGCAATGTCTCCGAGCGCCTTGACCTTGTCGGCCTCCAGTCCGTCGACCTTCAGCTTGCCCGCTTTCTTGGCGGACCTTGCAAGGTCTTGAGCACCTTCAGTCAATTCCAGGGCGATTTCCGGGGTGAGGTCGTTGCCCTCGCCCGCCGCCTCAATGCGCCCCTCCAGATCCGCTGAAACCTCTTCCATCCCCAAAAGCAGGCGGGCCAGTTTGTCGGCACGGTTCCGGGTTCCGGACGCCGATTGCGCGGCCTTGCCGGCGTCGCGATGGATCTTGATCATCTTGTCGTTGATCTGGGCGGCAATCGCTTCGAGCCCGTTCGCCGAACGCAGCAACTTGTCCGCCTGGGACTGTTGTTCGGCAATCGCCTGTGCCACAGCTTCGAATTCGGTGTTCAGCTTGCCGACAAGGTCAATTGCCTCAGCGGTCACGTCATGGCCGGAACCGGTTCCCGAGACTTCGTCGAGCGTGACCAGCGATTGTTCCAATTGGCCGATTTGCGCTTCTGCGGCCTCGGCCAGTTCCGCACTGCGGCCAGAAAGATAGGCTTCCTGGGCCTGGGACACCTGCTGCAGGTTGGCCATGGCGGTCGTGGCCTTGGCGCTGACATCCGACTGGGACCGGAGCCCCAGGATTGCAACCGTGCCGACCGCGCCAACCGCGGCGGCCACCAGGATCATCGTGACGAACCCGCCGCCGACCTTCGCGGAAAAGCGCGCATTTTTCAAAGGTGTAAGTAACTTGGACATGTTTCCCCCGCACTTTCTCTTATTGAAGGTGCAGGGGGTTAATGAAATGATGAAGACTTCGGCGCCGGCTTGCTGTTTTAATTCACGAAATAAATCCAAGACGTTTTCGTGTTTACCAGCAAATAGATACTTCCTGATTTTTACCGAGGTTTTTTTGCCCGAAAAAAATCAGGCACGCTGCCAAAGTTGTAGGCAGAGGCAAATTCTCCTCGAAAAAGGCTTGCCGATTCCCTCTCACGCTTGCCTGAACGTTTGTCGATTCCCGACAGGATCACCCCATTCGGGATCGCCGGCGAGACGTGTCATTTGCGTTTTGCCGCCTCGAGAAGCGCGTCCAGCTCCGCCAGATTACCGATCCGGTTGGCCAACAACAGGATCAGCCGAGCGTTGAAGGCATCGCTTTCCGCCTTGGACAGACCCTCGTGGGCCGCCAGCAGCCGGGCATAGAATTCATCGGGCTTGTCAAGTCCGGGTGTGAGGACGCTGTCGGTCATGTTGCCT carries:
- a CDS encoding DUF2783 domain-containing protein, whose translation is MTDSVLTPGLDKPDEFYARLLAAHEGLSKAESDAFNARLILLLANRIGNLAELDALLEAAKRK
- a CDS encoding methyl-accepting chemotaxis protein; amino-acid sequence: MSKLLTPLKNARFSAKVGGGFVTMILVAAAVGAVGTVAILGLRSQSDVSAKATTAMANLQQVSQAQEAYLSGRSAELAEAAEAQIGQLEQSLVTLDEVSGTGSGHDVTAEAIDLVGKLNTEFEAVAQAIAEQQSQADKLLRSANGLEAIAAQINDKMIKIHRDAGKAAQSASGTRNRADKLARLLLGMEEVSADLEGRIEAAGEGNDLTPEIALELTEGAQDLARSAKKAGKLKVDGLEADKVKALGDIAGALKEKLPKPDGENAEASQVPAAVAAAISSDLMNLHGQTAALRKVVYAAADEAKSVAGKAESRLGIVGLVNVNVNKYQMASLDIRSATMEFFAGFGTMEADAVITRIGILRDIANKLKADSAAFPEITDAVAAIEAEVGTFEAEFAGMVAARDVFDAKRAELVAISTQVRSVITNLTEAQSKSASSRADTALGLIAAALVAAVVVGALLAFVLSLVITKPTRALTEAMGRLAEGDIDVTVPSTDQRDEIGDMSRTVQVFQENARERVRLEGEANAHREAQNARQEEIERLIFGFREEVQGLLGALDETAASMSRTSSALGGIAESSAAQAGDTARVSEDASMSVENVAGAAEELSASIAEIGDQVQRSSDIVTSATSAVHETNGKVQGLAEAASKIGEVVTLIQAIAEQTNLLALNATIEAARAGEAGKGFAVVAAEVKELATQTSKATEEISSQIQTIQNSTSEAVAAIGAISDTMEEVNGYTQAISAAVSQQGSATNEISGNVQRAAQSTQAVQSNMTRLAQAVDETKEASGDVLSASGDLSNRSGALKQGIETFLNRVAAA